One Leishmania major strain Friedlin complete genome, chromosome 5 DNA segment encodes these proteins:
- a CDS encoding putative ARP2/3 complex 16kDa subunit, with translation MASAEASAASASRLCAELDALETTSLQRLPIDDARRVLDRLEDVDAQLCRSAGVAVPISDSSEGAAPCTATRGARPPVHDASMGTLKQLRSTFAAQLTISQQDALMRVLYACMASCASGVTTPTSEAASWAPTGAPNAHAPLSPAGVHRLYEWHAALHDAAGDGAVVRALMSR, from the coding sequence ATGGCGTCGGCTGAGGCCTCTGCTGCTTCGGCATCGCGTCTCTGCGCCGAGCTGGACGCGCTCGAAACGACGTCATTGCAGCGCCTCCCCATCGACGATGCACGTCGTGTGCTGGATCGGCTCGAAGACGTGGACGCGCAGCTCTGCCGTAGCGCCGGTGTAGCAGTCCCCATATCAGACAGCAGTGAAGGCGCGGCTCCCTGCACCGCAACGAGGGGTGCCAGGCCCCCTGTCCATGACGCCTCTATGGGGACACTAAAGCAGCTGCGCTCAACCTTCGCTGCTCAGCTGACCATCTCCCAGCAAGATGCACTGATGCGTGTGTTGTACGCGTGCATGGCATCGTGCGCCTCTGGCGTCACGACACCCACATCGGAAGCAGCTTCTTGGGCACCGACTGGTGCACCCAATGCTCACGCGCCTCTCTCACCAGCCGGTGTGCACCGACTGTACGAGTGGCACGCGGCCCTGCACGACGCAGCTGGCGAtggtgcggtggtgcgtgcCTTGATGAGCAGATGA
- a CDS encoding putative protein tyrosine phosphatase, whose protein sequence is MGIKDMYLLAYNAGMCVGWGTILVKIIVHLAEGRDPASVYPDIARLLCVAQTGAVAEIFHAAFGIVRSPVGTTFLQVLSRLIVLYGAVRIGDTDSTKSLVFVQMLVAWCLSEIIRYSFYGANLLRVNVASLTWLRYSAFMVLYPVGITGEIGCLYKALPYIKKHKPWTVELPNKLNFTFSWYNAVWFILLGIYPYGSYVMYSYMLAQRRKTFAKAAPERSKKSA, encoded by the coding sequence ATGGGCATCAAAGACATGTACCTGCTCGCCTACAACGCGGGCATGTGTGTTGGCTGGGGCACGATCCTCGTGAAGATCATCGTGCATTTGGCGGAGGGTCGAGACCCCGCCTCGGTCTACCCCGACAttgcgcggctgctgtgcgttGCGCAGaccggcgccgttgccgagATATTCCATGCCGCCTTCGGCATCGTGCGCAGCCCAGTCGGCACGACATTCCTGCAGGTCCTGTCGCGCCTCATCGTGCTGTACGGTGCCGTGCGCATCGGCGACACGGACTCCACAAAGAGCCTCGTGTTTGTGCAGATGCTGGTTGCCTGGTGCCTGAGCGAAATAATTCGCTACTCGTTCTACGGTGCGAACCTCCTCCGCGTCAATGTTGCGTCGCTGACGTGGCTGCGCTACTCCGCCTTCATGGTGCTCTACCCTGTCGGTATCACCGGAGAGATCGGCTGCCTGTACAAGGCGCTGCCGTACATCAAGAAGCACAAACCGTGGACCGTGGAGCTGCCGAACAAGCTGAACTTCACCTTCTCGTGGTACAACGCCGTGTGGTTCATCCTCCTCGGCATATACCCCTACGGCAGCTACGTCATGTACTCCTAcatgctcgcgcagcgccgcaagaCGTTCGCAAAGGCCGCGCCCGAGAGGTCGAAGAAGTCGGCATAA